Proteins from a single region of Accipiter gentilis unplaced genomic scaffold, bAccGen1.1, whole genome shotgun sequence:
- the LOC126036935 gene encoding putative olfactory receptor 13C6: MAERENDNWTSSTDFVLLGIRDVPILQNLLFLLLLMIYSVTMVGNILIVVLVVADRHLHTPMYFFLGNLSSLETCYSSTILPRLLASFLTGDNSISAHGCMAQFYFFASFATTECYLLAAMSYDRYLAICQPFLYASLMTWKVSFHLAAASWLGSSLLLLVVTVVFSQLQFCGPKSINHFFCEFSPVLELAHLHLLLWCGSKGHWEPRGYWELGRKT, from the exons ATGGCTGAACGGGAAAATGACAACTGGACATCATCCACGGATTTTGTGCTGCTGGGAATACGTGATGTCCCCATACTCCAGAACctgctctttcttctcttgcttatGATCTATTCAGTCACCATGGTTGGGAACATCCTCATTGTTGTGCTAGTGGTGGCAGACCGACATctccacacccccatgtacttcttcctgggCAATCTGTCCTCCTTAGAGACCTGCTACAGCTCCACCATCCTGCCACGGTTGCTGGCCAGCTTCTTGACTGGGGACAACAGCATCTCTGCACATGGCTGCATGGCTCAGTTCTActtctttgcttcctttgcaaCTACCGAGTGTTACCTGCTGGCAGCCATGTCCTATGATCGGTACTTGGCCATATGCCAGCCCTTTCTCTATGCAAGCCTCATGACCTGGAAGGTCTCTTTCCATCTTGCAGCTGCATCTTGGCTAGGGagttcactgctgctgctggtagtCACAGTTGTCTTCTCCCAGTTGCAGTTCTGTGGCCCCAAGTCCATTAACCACTTCTTCTGTGAGTTTTCACCAGTGCTGGAGCTTGCGCACCTTCACCTGCTCCTCTGGTGTG GTTCTAAGGGCCACTGGGAACCTCGAGGGTACTGGGAGCTGGGACGCAAGACGTAA
- the LOC126036937 gene encoding putative olfactory receptor 13C6 produces the protein MAERENDNWTSSTDFVLLGIRDVPILQNLLFLLLLMIYSVTMVGNILIVVLVVADRHLHTPMYFFLGNLSSLETCYSSTILPRLLASFLTGDNSISAHGCMAQFYFFASFATTECYLLAAMSYDRYLAICQPFLYASLMTWKVSFHLAAASWLGSSLLLLVVTVAFSQLQFCGPKSINHFFCEFSPVLELAHLHLLLWCGSKGHWEPRGYWELGRKT, from the coding sequence ATGGCTGAACGGGAAAATGACAACTGGACATCATCCACGGATTTTGTGCTGCTGGGAATACGTGATGTCCCCATACTCCAGAACctgctctttcttctcttgcttatGATCTATTCAGTCACCATGGTTGGGAACATCCTCATTGTTGTGCTAGTGGTGGCAGACCGACATctccacacccccatgtacttcttcctgggCAATCTGTCCTCCTTAGAGACCTGCTACAGCTCCACCATCCTGCCACGGTTGCTGGCCAGCTTCTTGACTGGGGACAACAGCATCTCTGCACATGGCTGCATGGCTCAGTTCTActtctttgcttcctttgcaaCTACCGAGTGTTACCTGCTGGCAGCCATGTCCTATGATCGGTACTTGGCCATATGCCAGCCCTTTCTCTATGCAAGCCTCATGACCTGGAAGGTCTCTTTCCATCTTGCAGCTGCATCTTGGCTAGGGagttcactgctgctgctggtagtCACAGTTGCCTTCTCCCAGTTGCAGTTCTGTGGCCCCAAGTCCATTAACCACTTCTTCTGTGAGTTTTCACCAGTGCTGGAGCTTGCGCACCTTCACCTGCTCCTCTGGTGTG